The Amycolatopsis sp. 195334CR genome window below encodes:
- a CDS encoding TetR/AcrR family transcriptional regulator, with protein MPRPSAREIVLDAYVDILIEHGPGSVTLDAVAAKAKVSKGGLLYHFGSKEALLTGLLDRVWRLSFADVEHARTAPGGPVRYFLTSSVTDASMDKPAHRASMAALRQVGADERVAQTIRNCGQLWRNLLAEHIEDPLTAEMVGALGDGLYLRATMGEETETLANQIDEVLRRLGA; from the coding sequence GTGCCCCGGCCATCCGCCCGCGAAATCGTGCTCGACGCCTACGTCGACATCCTCATCGAGCACGGCCCCGGCTCGGTCACCCTGGACGCCGTCGCAGCCAAGGCGAAGGTCTCCAAGGGCGGCCTGCTCTACCACTTCGGCTCGAAGGAAGCCCTGCTCACGGGCCTGTTGGACCGCGTGTGGCGGCTCAGCTTCGCCGACGTCGAGCACGCACGGACCGCACCCGGCGGCCCGGTCCGCTACTTCCTCACCTCGTCGGTGACCGACGCCTCAATGGACAAGCCAGCCCACCGGGCCTCGATGGCCGCCCTGCGCCAGGTCGGCGCGGACGAGCGCGTCGCGCAGACCATCCGCAACTGCGGCCAGCTCTGGCGGAACCTGCTCGCCGAGCACATCGAGGACCCGCTGACCGCGGAGATGGTCGGCGCCCTCGGGGACGGCCTCTACCTGCGCGCCACCATGGGCGAGGAGACCGAGAC
- a CDS encoding MFS transporter codes for MDCSVIRGEIVVKAGRREWAALAVLVLPVLLISVDMTVLGFALPYLSEDLAPTGTEQLWIVDIYSFMLAGLLVLMGTLGDRIGRRKLLLAGAVAFGAASVLAAFATSPWLLIAARALLGVGGATLMPSTLSLIRGIFVDPTQRRVAIAVWSAGFSGGMALGPVLGGWLLEHFWWGSVFLINVPVMLVLLVAGPLLLPEARDPNPGRFDPLSAVLSLATMLPVVYGIKLFAEHGFDLVAVVSVLAGAGIGVLFVRRQQVLTDPMLDLGLFRNRAFSTSVVTNLLGVFSLTGLLFLVPQYLQLVLGLRPMVAALWLLPTTVAGVAGALLAARLARRIPVSTLIGTGLLIAAGGFALLLGIGVDSGLAALVIGFVLVSIGVALSETLTNDLIITAAPPERAGAASAISETGFELGGALGTAVIGSVATAVYRAGVPESAGEAARETLGGAAATLDGDLLHTAREAFVSGLHVTAVLGTLLLAYTAVQAMVLLRRRRETAEVAA; via the coding sequence CTGGACTGTTCAGTAATCAGGGGAGAGATCGTGGTCAAGGCGGGTCGCCGGGAGTGGGCGGCATTGGCCGTACTGGTGCTGCCGGTGTTGTTGATCAGCGTGGACATGACCGTGCTGGGGTTCGCGCTGCCCTACCTCAGCGAGGACCTCGCGCCCACCGGCACCGAGCAGCTGTGGATCGTGGACATCTACTCGTTCATGCTCGCCGGGTTGCTGGTGCTGATGGGCACGCTCGGCGACCGGATCGGCCGCCGGAAACTGCTGCTGGCCGGGGCCGTCGCGTTCGGCGCGGCCTCGGTGCTCGCGGCCTTCGCGACCAGCCCGTGGCTGCTGATCGCGGCCCGCGCGCTGCTCGGGGTCGGCGGGGCGACGCTGATGCCGTCGACGTTGTCGCTGATCCGCGGCATCTTCGTGGACCCGACGCAGCGGCGTGTGGCGATCGCGGTGTGGAGCGCCGGCTTCTCCGGCGGGATGGCGCTCGGCCCGGTGCTCGGCGGCTGGCTGCTGGAGCACTTCTGGTGGGGCTCGGTGTTCCTGATCAACGTGCCGGTGATGCTGGTGCTGCTGGTCGCCGGTCCGCTGCTGCTGCCGGAGGCGCGCGACCCGAACCCCGGCCGCTTCGACCCGCTGTCGGCGGTGCTGTCGCTGGCCACCATGCTGCCGGTCGTCTACGGCATCAAGCTGTTCGCCGAGCACGGCTTCGACCTGGTGGCCGTGGTGAGCGTGCTGGCCGGTGCCGGGATCGGCGTGTTGTTCGTGCGGCGCCAGCAGGTGCTCACCGATCCGATGCTCGACCTGGGGTTGTTCCGGAACCGCGCGTTCAGCACCTCGGTGGTGACCAACCTGCTCGGCGTGTTCTCGCTGACCGGGCTGCTCTTCCTGGTGCCGCAGTACCTGCAGCTGGTGCTCGGGCTGCGGCCGATGGTGGCCGCGCTGTGGTTGCTGCCGACCACGGTGGCCGGCGTGGCCGGCGCGCTGCTCGCCGCGCGGCTGGCGCGCCGGATCCCGGTGTCCACGCTGATCGGGACCGGCCTGCTGATCGCGGCCGGTGGGTTCGCGCTGCTGCTCGGCATCGGCGTCGACTCCGGGCTGGCCGCGCTGGTGATCGGGTTCGTGCTGGTCAGCATCGGGGTGGCGTTGTCGGAGACGCTGACGAACGACCTGATCATCACCGCCGCGCCGCCGGAGCGCGCGGGGGCCGCGTCGGCGATTTCGGAGACCGGCTTCGAGCTCGGCGGGGCGCTGGGCACCGCGGTGATCGGCAGCGTGGCCACCGCCGTCTACCGCGCCGGGGTGCCGGAGAGCGCGGGCGAAGCCGCCCGCGAAACCCTCGGCGGCGCCGCCGCGACGCTCGACGGGGACCTGCTGCACACCGCGCGCGAGGCCTTCGTGAGCGGGCTGCACGTGACGGCCGTGCTGGGCACGTTGCTGCTGGCTTACACCGCGGTGCAGGCGATGGTGCTGCTGCGCCGCCGACGCGAAACCGCGGAGGTGGCTGCCTAG
- a CDS encoding carboxypeptidase regulatory-like domain-containing protein, whose amino-acid sequence MNGIEEFGGSANPEDEALLADLDRLMDQLDPPPSDLVERVQFAIALESLDVEVARWVHANALEGVRGGSDEGTITFTVSDLTVMINLTKIGKHHRIDGWLVPAGEHGVEVRVAEHGTTSTTADEGGRFVLDDVPRGTTQIVVYVGTETSRRTVVTPTVVL is encoded by the coding sequence ATGAACGGAATCGAGGAGTTCGGGGGGAGCGCGAATCCCGAGGACGAGGCGCTGCTCGCCGACCTGGACCGGCTGATGGACCAGCTCGATCCGCCGCCGAGCGACCTGGTCGAGCGCGTCCAGTTCGCCATCGCGCTGGAGAGCCTGGACGTGGAGGTGGCCCGCTGGGTGCACGCGAACGCGTTGGAAGGCGTGCGCGGCGGCAGCGACGAGGGCACCATCACCTTCACCGTCAGCGATCTGACCGTGATGATCAACCTGACCAAGATAGGCAAGCACCACCGGATCGACGGCTGGCTGGTGCCGGCCGGCGAGCACGGGGTGGAGGTGCGCGTCGCCGAGCACGGCACCACCTCCACCACCGCCGACGAGGGCGGCCGGTTCGTCCTGGACGACGTGCCGCGCGGCACCACGCAGATCGTGGTCTACGTCGGCACGGAGACGTCCCGGCGGACCGTGGTCACCCCGACCGTCGTGCTCTGA
- a CDS encoding RNA polymerase sigma factor — protein MTEVRTAEADPPWEGLQGTDLYAACMQAARAGDRVAMDRLVAELTPLVWHVARANGLDRHTAEDVVQTVWLALFSHLDQLHEPRALAGWLITTARREAQRPYGRKTPPVPLTEEMAERVESTQPAPEAEAVRTDRDSRMWRAFLNLPQNCQDLLRLTVLAGRAEYHSVAEALRIPRGSIGPTRRRCLTRLRTLFEAEGGSQ, from the coding sequence GTGACCGAAGTGCGAACCGCGGAGGCGGATCCGCCGTGGGAGGGCCTCCAGGGCACCGATCTGTACGCGGCCTGCATGCAGGCGGCCAGGGCGGGTGACCGCGTGGCCATGGATCGGCTCGTCGCCGAACTCACCCCGCTGGTCTGGCACGTGGCCAGAGCCAACGGCCTGGACCGGCACACCGCCGAGGACGTGGTCCAGACGGTGTGGCTGGCCCTGTTCAGCCATCTCGACCAGCTGCACGAACCGCGGGCGCTGGCCGGCTGGCTGATCACCACCGCGCGGCGGGAGGCGCAGCGGCCCTACGGCCGCAAGACGCCGCCCGTCCCACTGACCGAGGAGATGGCCGAGCGGGTGGAGAGCACCCAACCGGCACCGGAGGCCGAGGCCGTGCGCACCGACCGGGACAGCCGGATGTGGCGGGCGTTCCTCAACCTGCCGCAGAACTGCCAGGACCTCCTCCGGCTGACCGTCCTGGCGGGCCGCGCCGAATACCACTCGGTAGCCGAGGCACTGCGGATACCGCGTGGCAGCATCGGACCGACCAGGCGACGCTGCCTGACCCGGTTGCGCACATTGTTCGAGGCCGAAGGGGGCAGCCAATGA
- a CDS encoding FAD-binding oxidoreductase — MSNDALVTRLRDALGKDAVLTDTDVTAAYSRDMMPLAPVGTPLAVVLPADVEQVQAVVRACAEAKVPIVPRGAGSGLSGAANAIDGCVVLVLTKLDQIVEVDAGNRLAVVQPGVVNLDFRNAVEKHGLFYPPDPSSYDWCTIGGNLSTNAGGLCCVKYGVTTDSVLGLEVVLADGSLLKTGRRTVKGVAGYDLARLFVGSEGTLGVITQATVALKPLPQAPATLVAGFTSTAAAGEAVARVVREGLVPSLMEIMDATSIKAAETYLRTDIGAGSDCQALLLCQSDSGGEVARRELAALEQICLDCGSDMTYATDDLAEGNMLLQARRVVLTALETYGVWLTDDVCVPRTRIAELIAGCQRISEEVGLRIAVVGHAGDGNMHPTIVYSPDSEDEFARAQKAFDAILEVGMSLGGTVTGEHGVGKIKREWLEREIGPVGLRVHREIKRALDPENLFNPGSMFAL, encoded by the coding sequence ATGAGCAACGACGCTTTGGTGACCAGGCTGCGGGACGCGCTCGGCAAGGACGCCGTGCTGACCGACACCGACGTCACGGCCGCCTACTCGCGCGACATGATGCCCCTCGCGCCGGTCGGCACCCCGCTCGCGGTGGTGCTGCCCGCCGACGTCGAACAGGTGCAGGCCGTGGTCCGCGCCTGCGCCGAGGCCAAGGTGCCGATCGTGCCGAGGGGCGCGGGCAGCGGGCTGTCCGGCGCGGCCAACGCGATCGACGGCTGCGTGGTGCTGGTGCTGACCAAGCTCGACCAGATCGTCGAGGTGGACGCGGGCAACCGGCTCGCCGTGGTGCAGCCCGGTGTGGTCAACCTCGACTTCCGCAACGCGGTGGAGAAGCACGGGCTGTTCTACCCGCCGGACCCGTCCAGCTACGACTGGTGCACGATCGGCGGCAACCTGTCCACGAACGCCGGTGGCCTGTGCTGCGTGAAGTACGGCGTCACCACGGATTCCGTGCTGGGCCTGGAAGTGGTGCTGGCCGACGGGTCGCTGCTGAAGACCGGGCGCCGCACGGTCAAGGGCGTGGCGGGCTACGACCTGGCCAGGCTGTTCGTCGGCAGCGAGGGCACGCTCGGCGTGATCACCCAGGCCACGGTGGCGCTGAAGCCGCTGCCGCAGGCGCCCGCCACGCTGGTCGCCGGGTTCACCAGCACCGCGGCCGCCGGCGAGGCGGTGGCCAGGGTGGTGCGCGAGGGGCTGGTGCCCTCGCTGATGGAGATCATGGACGCCACCTCGATCAAGGCGGCCGAGACCTACCTGCGCACCGACATCGGGGCCGGTTCCGACTGCCAGGCGCTGCTGCTGTGCCAGTCGGACTCCGGCGGCGAGGTGGCCCGGCGGGAGCTGGCCGCGCTGGAGCAGATCTGCCTGGACTGCGGGTCCGACATGACCTACGCGACCGACGACCTCGCCGAGGGCAACATGCTGCTGCAGGCGCGGCGGGTGGTGCTGACCGCGCTGGAGACCTACGGCGTCTGGCTGACCGACGACGTCTGCGTGCCGCGGACCCGGATCGCCGAGCTGATCGCCGGGTGCCAGCGGATCAGCGAGGAGGTCGGGCTGCGGATCGCCGTGGTCGGCCACGCCGGCGACGGCAACATGCACCCGACGATCGTCTACTCACCGGATTCCGAGGACGAGTTCGCGCGGGCGCAGAAGGCGTTCGACGCGATCCTCGAGGTCGGCATGTCGCTGGGCGGCACGGTCACCGGCGAGCACGGCGTCGGCAAGATCAAGCGGGAGTGGCTGGAGCGGGAGATCGGCCCGGTCGGCCTGCGGGTCCACCGCGAGATCAAGCGCGCGCTGGACCCGGAGAACCTGTTCAACCCGGGGTCGATGTTCGCCCTCTGA
- a CDS encoding DedA family protein encodes MSLMPDWLNPEVLLSGLGPVALGVLCLIIFAESSIFPVLPGDSLLFTAGLLIANDSLDLPLWLACVCATAAALIGNVVGFGIGWKVGPALFKKNSKFFKQEYVDQTHGFLEKHGPKAVVLARFVPFVRTFITWIAGIGRMDPKKYFTYTVLGGILWAAGLIVLGSLLGEIPLIKNNVDAIFILIVLISVLPIVFEYLKARREKKRTPAAPAEPEPQQP; translated from the coding sequence ATGAGCCTTATGCCCGACTGGCTCAACCCCGAGGTCCTGCTGTCGGGGCTCGGCCCAGTCGCACTCGGTGTGCTGTGCCTGATCATCTTCGCCGAGAGCAGCATCTTCCCGGTGCTGCCGGGTGACTCCCTGCTGTTCACCGCGGGGCTGCTGATCGCCAACGACTCCCTCGACCTGCCGCTGTGGCTGGCCTGCGTCTGCGCCACCGCGGCCGCGCTGATCGGCAACGTGGTCGGCTTCGGCATCGGCTGGAAGGTCGGCCCCGCGCTGTTCAAGAAGAACTCGAAGTTCTTCAAGCAGGAGTACGTCGACCAGACGCACGGCTTCCTGGAGAAGCACGGCCCGAAGGCGGTCGTGCTGGCGCGGTTCGTGCCGTTCGTGCGGACCTTCATCACCTGGATCGCCGGCATCGGCCGGATGGACCCGAAGAAGTACTTCACCTACACCGTGCTCGGCGGCATCCTGTGGGCCGCCGGCCTGATCGTGCTGGGCTCGCTGCTCGGCGAGATCCCGTTGATCAAGAACAACGTGGACGCGATCTTCATCCTGATCGTGCTGATCTCGGTGCTGCCGATCGTGTTCGAGTACCTGAAGGCCCGCCGCGAGAAGAAGCGCACCCCTGCGGCCCCGGCCGAGCCGGAGCCGCAGCAGCCGTAG
- the nagA gene encoding N-acetylglucosamine-6-phosphate deacetylase has translation MITGGRLATPDEETNDATWLAVSGGSISAVGAGTPPAGRHLDVGGALVVPGFVDTHCHGGGGGSFSSGQPEQLLRAVQAHRRHGTTTLLASLVSETVPELARQVGALAELVTDGELAGVHLEGPFISKARCGAHDPGALLEPDTATVTKLLREGKDAIRMITLAPELHGGVKAIRQLTEGGVIAAIGHTDGVEEQIRPAIDAGATVATHLFNGMRPLHHREPGPIGTLLDDERVTVELICDLVHVHPTMLRLAARHAGPERTVLVTDAMSATDAADGSYRLGRLEVDVTGGVATLAENGSLAGSTLTMDAAFRNLVTGAGLSVAEAVHATSTRPAELLGIEKETGSLRPGLAADLVVLDDQLRPSRVLRRGQWIPDAG, from the coding sequence GTGATCACCGGGGGCCGGCTGGCCACACCGGACGAGGAGACCAACGACGCCACCTGGCTGGCCGTGTCGGGCGGCTCGATCAGCGCGGTCGGCGCCGGCACGCCGCCGGCGGGGAGACACCTCGACGTGGGTGGCGCGCTGGTCGTCCCCGGGTTCGTCGACACGCACTGCCACGGCGGTGGTGGTGGATCATTTTCCAGCGGCCAGCCGGAACAGCTGCTGCGCGCGGTCCAGGCGCACCGCAGGCACGGCACCACCACCCTGCTGGCGAGCCTGGTCTCGGAGACCGTGCCGGAGCTGGCCCGCCAGGTGGGCGCGCTCGCCGAGCTGGTCACCGACGGCGAGCTGGCCGGGGTGCACCTGGAGGGGCCGTTCATCTCGAAGGCCCGCTGCGGGGCGCACGATCCGGGCGCACTGCTCGAACCGGACACCGCCACGGTGACCAAACTGCTGCGCGAGGGCAAGGACGCGATCCGGATGATCACGCTCGCGCCCGAACTGCACGGCGGGGTCAAGGCGATCCGCCAGCTCACCGAGGGCGGGGTGATCGCCGCGATCGGGCACACCGACGGGGTCGAGGAGCAGATCCGGCCGGCCATCGACGCCGGGGCCACCGTGGCCACGCACCTGTTCAACGGGATGCGCCCGCTGCACCACCGCGAACCCGGCCCGATCGGCACCCTGCTGGACGACGAGCGGGTGACTGTGGAGCTGATCTGCGACCTGGTGCACGTCCACCCGACCATGCTGCGGCTGGCCGCCCGGCACGCCGGGCCGGAGCGGACGGTGCTGGTCACCGACGCCATGTCGGCCACCGACGCGGCCGACGGCAGCTACCGGCTCGGGCGGCTGGAGGTCGACGTCACCGGCGGGGTGGCCACGCTGGCCGAGAACGGCTCGCTGGCCGGGAGCACGCTCACCATGGACGCCGCCTTCCGCAACCTGGTCACCGGTGCCGGGCTGTCGGTGGCCGAAGCGGTGCACGCCACCTCGACGCGACCGGCGGAACTGCTGGGCATCGAGAAGGAGACCGGGTCGCTGCGGCCGGGCCTGGCCGCGGACCTGGTGGTGCTCGACGACCAGCTGCGGCCGTCGCGGGTGCTGCGCCGGGGCCAGTGGATTCCCGACGCCGGGTGA
- a CDS encoding SigE family RNA polymerase sigma factor produces MHEASAEQSVERTLGHLRAVDGPAAPPPPAAPLTLEDLYRTHRMRLVRLAILLVDEPATAEDVVQEAFTGLHRNWGRLRDAAAAVGYLRTAVVNGSRSVLRRRKTAREYVPPHAVNARSAESLAMLSTEHQAVVNALSKLPPRQREVLVLRYYGGLSEAEISEAAGISKGTVKSTASRALEALQRAMQSPN; encoded by the coding sequence ATGCACGAGGCGAGCGCTGAGCAGAGCGTGGAGCGCACGCTCGGGCACCTGCGCGCGGTCGACGGACCGGCGGCCCCGCCGCCCCCCGCCGCGCCGCTGACCCTGGAGGACCTCTACCGCACCCACCGGATGCGCCTGGTGCGGCTGGCCATCCTGCTGGTCGACGAACCGGCCACCGCCGAGGACGTGGTGCAGGAGGCGTTCACCGGGCTGCACCGCAACTGGGGCCGCCTCCGGGATGCCGCCGCCGCTGTTGGTTATTTGCGAACCGCCGTGGTCAACGGCTCGCGCAGCGTGCTGCGCCGGCGGAAGACCGCCCGCGAGTACGTGCCGCCGCACGCGGTCAACGCGCGGTCCGCGGAGAGCCTGGCGATGCTGTCCACCGAGCACCAGGCGGTGGTGAACGCGCTGTCCAAGCTGCCGCCGAGGCAGCGCGAGGTGCTGGTGCTCCGTTACTATGGCGGATTGTCCGAAGCGGAGATCTCCGAGGCCGCCGGCATCTCCAAGGGCACCGTGAAGTCGACCGCGAGCCGGGCACTGGAGGCCCTGCAGCGGGCGATGCAATCCCCCAACTAG
- a CDS encoding YciI family protein — translation MAWFLVEIRYVQEKYGEVRPAHRAFLADLAEKGVVALGGPLTDGTGGITLYQAEDEEALQKIIDQDPYFLEGAVAERTVRGFDPKIGAWLPSA, via the coding sequence ATGGCCTGGTTCCTCGTCGAAATCCGCTACGTCCAGGAGAAGTACGGCGAGGTGCGGCCGGCGCACCGGGCCTTCTTGGCGGACCTGGCCGAGAAGGGCGTGGTGGCGCTCGGCGGGCCGCTGACCGACGGCACCGGCGGGATCACCCTCTACCAGGCCGAGGACGAAGAGGCCCTGCAGAAGATCATCGACCAGGACCCGTACTTCCTCGAAGGCGCGGTCGCCGAGCGGACGGTGCGCGGGTTCGACCCGAAGATCGGCGCCTGGCTGCCGTCGGCCTAG
- a CDS encoding SDR family oxidoreductase codes for MARKVSGKVVLITGAARGMGAGLAERLAARGAKVALVGLEAEEQAKVAERIGTAARSWEADVTSWEALERVTGEVVEHFGGIDVVIANAGIASTGFVRSVDPVAFEKVIEVDLLGVWRTFRVTLPHVIERKGYLLAISSLAAITHAPGMANYAAAKAGVEAFSNSLRAEVAHLGVKVGVAHPTWIRTDLVESADAHPVFGKLRAGMPGLIGKTYPLSTALDCLEAGILRRGRTIHVPRWVGALKLIRAFLPPIIELGSRSRVPSADKLALEDIAKRGAREASVTGHGGRAATRA; via the coding sequence ATGGCACGCAAGGTCAGCGGAAAGGTCGTGCTCATCACGGGTGCGGCGCGGGGCATGGGCGCCGGGCTCGCGGAGCGGCTGGCCGCGCGGGGCGCCAAGGTGGCACTGGTCGGCCTCGAAGCCGAGGAGCAGGCGAAGGTGGCCGAGCGCATCGGCACCGCGGCCCGGTCCTGGGAGGCCGACGTGACCAGCTGGGAGGCGCTCGAACGCGTCACCGGCGAGGTGGTCGAGCACTTCGGCGGCATCGACGTGGTGATCGCCAACGCGGGCATCGCGTCCACCGGGTTCGTCCGCTCGGTCGACCCGGTCGCCTTCGAGAAGGTGATCGAGGTGGACCTGCTCGGCGTCTGGCGCACGTTCCGGGTGACCCTGCCGCACGTCATCGAGCGCAAGGGCTACCTGCTGGCCATCTCCTCGCTGGCCGCGATCACGCACGCGCCCGGCATGGCCAACTACGCCGCGGCCAAGGCGGGCGTCGAAGCGTTCTCGAACAGCCTGCGCGCCGAAGTCGCCCACCTCGGCGTGAAGGTCGGTGTCGCGCACCCGACCTGGATTCGCACGGACCTGGTGGAAAGCGCCGACGCGCACCCGGTGTTCGGCAAGCTGCGGGCGGGCATGCCCGGACTGATCGGCAAGACCTACCCGCTGTCCACCGCACTGGACTGCCTGGAGGCGGGCATCCTGCGCCGCGGCCGGACGATCCACGTGCCGCGCTGGGTCGGCGCGCTCAAGCTGATCCGGGCCTTCCTGCCGCCGATCATCGAACTCGGCTCGCGCTCACGGGTGCCGTCGGCGGACAAGCTGGCACTGGAGGACATCGCGAAGCGCGGCGCGCGGGAAGCCTCCGTGACCGGTCACGGAGGCCGCGCCGCGACACGCGCCTGA
- a CDS encoding LLM class F420-dependent oxidoreductase produces MAFELGKIGVWRPLWTSTPELAAKAEELGYGTWWIGGSPPAELEIVEQLLEATSALVVATSIVNMWSADAAEVARSYQRIEQKYPGRFLLGVGVGHPEATQIYQKPYDKIVEYLDQLDAGGVPVEARALAALGPKVLKLSGERTLGALPYLTTPEHTRQARELLGKDKLLVAEHKVVLDTDDARGRATGREMVKMYLQLRNYTSNLKRLGFTDEDVAGEGSDRLIDALALHGDAEHIAAGLTAHLDAGADHVAIQPLGDDPVPALEALAYLAK; encoded by the coding sequence ATGGCATTCGAACTCGGCAAGATCGGCGTCTGGCGGCCGCTGTGGACCTCCACCCCGGAGCTGGCCGCGAAGGCGGAGGAACTCGGCTACGGCACCTGGTGGATCGGCGGCTCACCGCCCGCCGAGCTGGAGATCGTCGAGCAGCTGCTCGAAGCGACCAGCGCGCTGGTGGTGGCCACCAGCATCGTGAACATGTGGTCCGCCGACGCCGCCGAGGTGGCGCGCTCGTACCAGCGCATCGAGCAGAAGTACCCCGGCCGGTTCCTGCTCGGTGTCGGGGTCGGGCACCCGGAGGCCACGCAGATCTACCAGAAGCCGTACGACAAGATCGTCGAATACCTGGACCAGCTCGACGCCGGCGGCGTGCCGGTGGAGGCGCGGGCGCTGGCCGCGCTCGGCCCGAAGGTGCTCAAGCTCTCCGGCGAGCGGACGCTGGGCGCGCTGCCGTACCTGACCACGCCGGAGCACACCCGGCAGGCCCGTGAACTGCTCGGCAAGGACAAGCTGCTGGTCGCCGAGCACAAGGTGGTGCTGGACACCGACGACGCGCGGGGCCGCGCCACCGGCCGCGAGATGGTCAAGATGTACCTCCAGCTGCGCAACTACACGAGCAACCTGAAGCGCCTCGGCTTCACCGACGAGGACGTCGCCGGTGAGGGCAGCGACCGGCTGATCGACGCGCTCGCGCTGCACGGTGACGCGGAACACATCGCGGCCGGGCTGACCGCGCACCTCGACGCCGGTGCCGACCACGTGGCGATCCAGCCGCTCGGCGACGACCCGGTGCCCGCGCTCGAAGCGCTGGCCTACTTGGCCAAGTAG
- a CDS encoding HD domain-containing protein produces the protein MRVFGAWRDWPSAAAALAGELPAETVEVLGRAYEFAAAHHGDQTRPAGEPYSWHLLEALEIAVDAGARDRDVLVAALLHDVVEDTPCGLGEVRDEFGAKAAELVDWVTKSGSRESYLSRFVTAPEEVLTIKLADRYSNVQRLHTHPRPAKQASYYAETARIFLPLADRLPYFRDRFAEWQENYAYLAK, from the coding sequence ATGCGCGTTTTCGGGGCCTGGCGCGACTGGCCGTCCGCAGCGGCCGCGCTGGCCGGAGAACTGCCCGCCGAGACCGTCGAAGTACTGGGCAGGGCCTACGAATTCGCCGCCGCGCACCACGGCGACCAAACCCGCCCGGCCGGTGAGCCGTACTCGTGGCACCTGCTGGAAGCGCTGGAGATCGCCGTCGACGCCGGGGCGCGCGACCGGGACGTGCTGGTCGCCGCCCTGCTGCACGACGTGGTCGAGGACACCCCGTGCGGCCTGGGCGAGGTCCGCGACGAGTTCGGCGCGAAGGCGGCCGAACTCGTCGACTGGGTGACCAAGTCGGGTTCGCGCGAGAGCTACCTGAGCCGGTTCGTCACCGCGCCCGAAGAGGTGCTGACGATCAAGCTCGCCGACCGCTACAGCAACGTGCAGCGGCTGCACACCCACCCGCGACCGGCCAAGCAAGCCAGCTACTACGCCGAAACCGCGCGGATCTTCCTGCCACTCGCCGACCGGCTCCCGTACTTCCGGGACCGGTTCGCCGAGTGGCAGGAGAACTACGCCTACTTGGCCAAGTAG
- the fbaA gene encoding class II fructose-bisphosphate aldolase — translation MPIATPEVYAEMLDRAKANEFAYPAINVTSSETLNAAIRGFAEAESDGIIQFSTGGSEFASGQKVKDMVVGATALAEFAHVVADKYDVNVALHTDHCPKDKLDGFVRPLIDISAERVKRGENPLFQSHMWDGSAIDLDENLEIAAELLAKTAAAKIILEVEIGVVGGEEDGVANDINDKLYTADGDFVKTIDALGAGEKGRYLLAATFGNVHGVYKPGNVKLRPEVLKNGQAVAADKLGLAAGSKPFELVFHGGSGSLLEEIHEALSYGVVKMNVDTDTQYAFSRPIADHFFKNYDGVLKIDGEVGNKKVYDPRSYLKVAEGAMAKRVVEAAESLKSAGQKLK, via the coding sequence ATGCCCATCGCCACCCCCGAGGTCTACGCGGAAATGCTGGACCGGGCCAAGGCGAACGAGTTCGCTTATCCCGCCATCAACGTGACCTCTTCGGAAACCCTGAACGCGGCCATCCGCGGCTTCGCCGAGGCGGAGAGCGACGGGATCATCCAGTTCTCCACCGGTGGGTCGGAGTTCGCCTCGGGGCAGAAGGTCAAGGACATGGTGGTCGGGGCGACCGCGCTGGCCGAGTTCGCGCACGTGGTGGCGGACAAGTACGACGTCAACGTCGCGCTGCACACCGACCACTGCCCGAAGGACAAGCTGGACGGCTTCGTCCGCCCGCTGATCGACATCTCCGCGGAGCGGGTCAAGCGCGGGGAGAACCCGCTGTTCCAGTCCCACATGTGGGACGGCTCGGCGATCGACCTCGACGAGAACCTGGAGATCGCGGCGGAGCTGCTGGCCAAGACCGCGGCCGCCAAGATCATTCTCGAGGTGGAGATCGGCGTGGTCGGCGGTGAGGAGGACGGGGTCGCCAACGACATCAACGACAAGCTGTACACCGCCGACGGCGACTTCGTGAAGACGATCGACGCGCTCGGTGCCGGGGAGAAGGGCCGCTACCTGCTGGCCGCGACCTTCGGCAACGTGCACGGCGTGTACAAGCCGGGCAACGTGAAGCTGCGCCCGGAGGTGCTCAAGAACGGCCAGGCGGTGGCGGCGGACAAGCTGGGCCTCGCGGCCGGGTCGAAGCCGTTCGAGCTGGTGTTCCACGGTGGCTCTGGCTCGCTGCTGGAGGAGATCCACGAGGCGCTGTCGTACGGCGTGGTGAAGATGAACGTCGACACCGACACGCAGTACGCCTTCTCGCGGCCGATCGCGGACCACTTCTTCAAGAACTACGACGGCGTGCTGAAGATCGACGGCGAGGTCGGCAACAAGAAGGTGTACGACCCGCGGAGCTACCTGAAGGTGGCCGAGGGCGCGATGGCGAAGCGCGTGGTGGAGGCCGCTGAGTCGCTGAAGTCGGCTGGGCAGAAGTTGAAGTAG